A stretch of Bradyrhizobium sp. CCBAU 53338 DNA encodes these proteins:
- a CDS encoding amidohydrolase family protein, giving the protein MAVTRIDCDIHPAVGGTRTTLLPYLSDHWKEQVVSRAIDGLDLTSYPPSMPLSGRADWRPANGTKPGSDLAMVQKGAFDQLGASHAILNVLYGAQAVFDAYMAADFCKAINDWIAAEWLSRDPRLRASIVVPMQAPDLAIEEIERRAGDVRFVSILVLAQGETLLGRRHFWPVYQLAEKYELPLAIHAGTQYRQAPSSAGWPSHRYEYYFVEAQAFQAQILSLIYEGVFGKFPSLKVVLMESGVSWLPAFMWRANKTWRGVRVEVPWVEREPASIVRDNFRVTMQPFDAPGDAKSVEEIIDQIGSDKMFLFASDYPHWQFDGDDPIPPHLPKSIIEKMCVDNPLETFSRLSLAN; this is encoded by the coding sequence TGGTGGCACCCGCACGACGCTGTTGCCTTATCTCAGCGATCACTGGAAAGAGCAGGTGGTGAGCCGCGCGATCGACGGCCTCGATCTCACCTCCTATCCACCGAGCATGCCGCTTTCAGGCCGCGCCGACTGGCGGCCGGCCAATGGCACCAAGCCGGGCTCCGACCTTGCCATGGTGCAGAAGGGCGCCTTCGACCAACTGGGCGCCAGCCACGCAATCCTCAATGTGCTCTATGGCGCCCAGGCCGTTTTCGATGCCTACATGGCCGCAGATTTTTGCAAGGCGATCAATGACTGGATCGCCGCCGAGTGGCTGTCGCGCGATCCGCGCCTGCGCGCATCCATCGTTGTGCCGATGCAGGCGCCCGATCTCGCGATCGAGGAAATCGAGCGCCGCGCCGGCGACGTCAGGTTCGTCTCCATCCTGGTGCTGGCGCAGGGTGAGACCCTGCTGGGGCGGCGTCACTTCTGGCCGGTCTATCAGCTCGCCGAAAAATACGAGCTGCCGCTGGCGATCCATGCCGGCACGCAATATAGGCAGGCACCGAGCTCGGCCGGCTGGCCGTCGCATCGCTACGAATATTACTTTGTCGAAGCGCAGGCATTTCAGGCGCAGATTCTCAGCCTGATCTATGAGGGCGTGTTCGGCAAATTCCCTAGTCTCAAGGTCGTGCTGATGGAGTCAGGCGTGAGCTGGCTGCCGGCCTTCATGTGGCGCGCCAACAAGACCTGGCGCGGCGTGCGCGTCGAGGTGCCCTGGGTCGAGCGCGAGCCGGCATCGATTGTCCGCGACAATTTCCGTGTCACCATGCAGCCGTTCGATGCGCCCGGCGATGCCAAAAGCGTCGAGGAGATCATCGACCAGATCGGCTCCGACAAGATGTTCCTGTTCGCGTCCGACTATCCGCACTGGCAGTTCGATGGCGACGATCCGATCCCGCCGCATTTGCCGAAGAGCATCATCGAGAAAATGTGCGTCGACAATCCGCTGGAGACGTTTTCACGGTTGTCGCTCGCTAACTAA
- a CDS encoding amidohydrolase family protein, whose product MSEVIDRPLRDDEKPAASRLRIVDCDVHPSLRSTDDLNEFLPKRWQQHLREYGSHLRTPYLFTTPYPRSSPLIARRDAWPPTGGVPGSDLAFMQKQHLDPLDVEFGILQVLDLFIFSQQNLEFGAAIQRAINDWQLAFWSHRDPRLKASILVGQDGVDLAIAEIDRCAKTGEYIQINVSPRANEPLGRRRYWPIYERAQELDLPLGIHVGGYGGHAPTGGGWPSYYVEEHQSNAHTIAAQLASLVIEGVPERFPKLKIVFIEGGFGWIPSAVWRMDQHFERFRSEVPHLKRKPSEYVREHFWFTTQPIDEPDEARHLRSLIEWVGIDRLLFSSDYPHWDFDDPRFAFKTPLTEAERRKIFSTNARAVYKF is encoded by the coding sequence ATGAGTGAAGTCATCGACCGTCCGCTGCGTGACGACGAGAAGCCCGCGGCATCAAGGCTGCGCATTGTCGATTGCGACGTGCATCCGAGCCTGAGATCGACGGACGATCTCAACGAGTTCCTGCCGAAACGCTGGCAGCAGCACTTGAGGGAATATGGCAGCCATCTGCGCACACCCTATCTCTTCACCACGCCCTATCCACGCTCCTCGCCGCTGATCGCGCGGCGCGATGCCTGGCCGCCGACCGGCGGGGTACCCGGCTCCGATCTCGCCTTCATGCAGAAGCAGCATCTCGATCCGCTTGATGTCGAGTTCGGGATATTGCAGGTGCTCGATCTCTTCATCTTCTCGCAGCAGAACCTCGAGTTCGGCGCCGCCATCCAGCGCGCCATCAACGATTGGCAGCTGGCGTTCTGGTCGCACCGCGATCCCCGCCTGAAGGCCTCGATTCTGGTCGGGCAGGACGGGGTGGACCTCGCCATTGCCGAGATAGATCGCTGCGCCAAGACAGGCGAGTACATCCAGATCAACGTCTCGCCGCGTGCCAACGAGCCGCTCGGCCGCCGCCGCTACTGGCCGATCTACGAGCGCGCGCAGGAACTCGATCTGCCGCTCGGCATCCATGTCGGCGGCTATGGCGGCCACGCGCCGACCGGCGGCGGCTGGCCGTCCTATTATGTCGAGGAGCACCAGTCCAACGCGCACACGATCGCGGCGCAGCTTGCGAGCCTCGTCATCGAGGGCGTGCCGGAGCGCTTCCCGAAATTGAAGATCGTCTTCATCGAGGGCGGCTTCGGCTGGATTCCGTCGGCGGTGTGGCGGATGGACCAGCACTTCGAGCGCTTCCGTAGCGAGGTGCCGCATCTCAAGCGCAAGCCATCGGAATATGTCCGCGAGCATTTCTGGTTCACGACACAGCCGATCGACGAGCCCGACGAGGCGCGGCATCTGCGGTCGCTGATCGAATGGGTCGGCATCGACCGGCTGCTGTTCTCGTCGGACTATCCGCACTGGGATTTCGACGACCCGCGCTTCGCCTTCAAGACGCCACTCACCGAGGCCGAGCGGAGGAAGATCTTCAGTACCAATGCCCGCGCGGTCTACAAGTTCTGA
- a CDS encoding Rieske (2Fe-2S) protein — MARHIVARTSEIPPGGNKVVDVAGRDIVVFHVNGEFFALLNRCPHEGAPLEKAACVARLTSPEPGVYERSRVGEMLRCPWHGWEFDMRNGQSWFDPKRFKIRSYPVAVERGDELQKGPYVAETFPVHVEDSYVIVEV; from the coding sequence ATGGCCCGTCACATCGTCGCGCGAACCAGCGAGATCCCGCCCGGCGGCAACAAGGTCGTCGATGTCGCCGGCCGTGATATTGTCGTGTTCCACGTCAATGGCGAGTTCTTCGCGCTGCTGAACCGGTGCCCGCACGAAGGCGCGCCGCTTGAGAAGGCGGCCTGCGTGGCACGGCTGACTTCGCCCGAGCCAGGCGTCTACGAGCGCTCGCGTGTCGGCGAGATGCTGCGCTGCCCCTGGCACGGCTGGGAGTTCGACATGCGCAACGGGCAGTCCTGGTTCGATCCGAAACGGTTCAAGATCAGGTCATACCCGGTTGCGGTGGAACGCGGCGACGAATTGCAGAAGGGGCCCTATGTCGCCGAGACGTTTCCGGTGCATGTCGAAGACTCCTATGTGATTGTCGAGGTCTGA